CCTCACGGCATGGCCGAACCCGCCACGCTCGAACAACCGCGTGGGGGAGGTTTCGGAGGGGGCCGGGCCGCCGGCGCGAAGGCGCGGGGAGGGCCCTCCCTGTCCATGGCCAGGCGCGTCGCGAAGCCCATCACGAGGTGGCCCATGCCGTTGTCGCCGTCCACGAGCGCGGCGGCGTCGGTCTCCCGGACGGCGCGGATCGCCGGGCGCACGTTCATGCCGCCCGGGCGGATCCGGCGGATGTACTGCGGGAGGCGGAAGATGCCGTGGCCGTCGGCACCGCGCAGGTCGGCGCGCGTCATGAGCCGGCCCCCCTCGCGCGCGTCCGCCTCGGGCAGGCCCACGGCGACCCGCGCCCGCGCGATGAACGCCTCAAGGGCGGCGGCCGGGAAGCGGCGCATAGCCTGTATAATACCTCACGCCAAGGAGGGGCCGATGACGAACCATGCGTTCCTGCGCTTCGCGACGCTGCCGGTCTTCGAGCGCGGCCGGGGGATCCAGACGCTGGTGTTGTCGAGCAAGGAGCTGGGCGCGCACATCACGAGCGGCGTGACCCGCTTCCCGGCGGGCACCGGGATCCCGCTGCACTACCACAACTGCGACGAGCAGACGACGGTCCTGGAGGGCGAGGCCGAGGCGGAGGTGGACGGCCGGCGCGAGCGGCTCTCCCCCTACGACACAGCCTTCATCCCCGAGGGCAAGCACCACCGCTTCGTCAACGTCGGCAGCGGACCCATGATGATCCTCTGGGTCTACAACAGCGTGGAGGTCACGCGGACCTTCGTGGAGACGGGCGAGACCGTCCCGCACCTCTCCCCGCGCGACGTGGCCACGCTGCGTCCCCGATCGATGGCATAGTCAACCCTTCGCGTGGTCAGCGATCTCGCATAGTGGCATGGGGAGGGGCCCGCCGCCGTGCCGGATTCCGCTTGACACCCTTCGTGCCGCGCCCTACGCTCGGCGTGGGACGTGGAGCGGGGATTAGCCGGTTCGTTCCATCTGCGCACTCTTGATCGAGGAGGGAAAGTCATGCCGATCGCGCTGCCGCAGTCCGTGAAGAAGATTTTGCAGGAGAAGGCCTACGGGCACGTCGTCACGATCAACCCGGACGGGAAGCCGCAGGTGACGATGGTGTGGGTGGACGTCGAAGGCGACGAGGTGCTCTTCAACACGGCCGAAGGGCGGCTCAAGCCGAGGAACCTGCGTCGCGACCCCCGCATCACCATCTCTGTACAGGACCGCAACGATCCCCAGTCCCACATGGTCTTTCACGGAAAAGCGAACGTGACCGAGGCCGGAGCGGACGAGCATATCGACAAGCTCGCGAAGCGCTTCCTGGGCGTGGAGAAGTACCCGTTCCGCCGGCCCGGCGAGAAGCGGTTGATCGTGCGCGTCAGGGTCGACCGGATCGGCGGCTACGGTCCCAAGTTTCAGCCCTGGACGTGACGTCGTTGGATGGCGGCGGTCCCGCCCGGGAGGCACGCGTGACGCGATCCGGCCTGCGCCGGACGCTGCGTGAGCTGGGGAGCTACATCCTCTGGCAGCTCCCGAGCTGGGGCGTCCTCGCGCTCGTTCTGGTGTGGGTGACCTGGGCGTTCGACCTCCAGGAATGGATCGCCGGCGCCCTCTTCGCGCTCTTCGTCGTCAAGGATCTCGCGCTGTTTCCTGCCATGCGGGTGGTCTTCCACCGCTCGCCGTTCCAGCCGTGGCCGATCGGACGGCGAGGCAAGGCGATCGAGCCCATCAGGCCGGAGGGCTACGTGCGGGTGGACGGCGAGCTGTGGCGAGCGCAGGCGCTGCGGCCGGAGGCTCGGATTCCGGCCGGCAGCGCGGTCATCGTTCGAGACGGGCGCGGGTTGGTGCTCCTCGTGGACCAGGACGGCGAGCCCACGACCCCGGCCCGCTGATCCTTGCGCGGCTACCCGGAGCCGCTCAGTCTCGCCCACCTCTGGACGTAGAACTCTCCGCCGCCGATGAGGCACAGATGCCTGGACCAGTACCCGTCCTGCCCTCCGGGCATGGACGCGCGGGGTGGTCGCCTGGCGCGCGCCGCCGCGAGACTTGCGTGGGTCGGAGCCGCAAAGGTATACTGCGGCTAACGCGAACACCGAGGGAGTGACCCCTCGCGCCGGCCCCTCCGGGGGCCAGGAGGCACGCGGTCAATGGCGGAGCAGAAACGCAAGGTCGAACGGCCCAAAGGCCCGTCCGAGGGCGAGGGGGCCGGAGCGAATCCCGAGTTGGCCAAGAAGGGCAAGAAGATCAAGGAGGACCTGGACAAGCTCCTGGACGAGATCGACGACATCCTGGAGGAGAACGCCGAGGAGTTCGTGAAGAGCTACGTCCAGCGGGGAGGTCAGTAGGGGGATGCCGATCTACGAGTACCACTGCCCGCGCTGCGGGGCGGATTTCGAGAAGCTGGTCAGCGCCCAGACCTCCGTGGCCTGCCCGACCTGCGCGAGCCCGGAGGTGACGCGCACGATGTCCACCTTCGGCCTCAAGGTCGGGACCACCTTCGTGCCCTCTACCGGAGGTGGCTGCGGCTGCACCCCGAGCACATGCGGGTGCCACTGAGCCGCGAGCCGCGCGCTCGCGTCACGGGGGCCGGCCGGCCCCCCTTTTTCGTCTAGGCGGAGGCGGCTCGCATGCGGCGCCGGGTCGGCATGGCCCTCCTCGCCGTGCTCGTTGCCACCGCGTTCGGCGCGCTCGCGCGCTTTGGCTGGGAGGGGCCGTTTCCGCCCGAGCTGATGGCCCAGATCCTGTTTGCCAATATCCCTGTCTGGGCGTTCACGCCGTTGTTCAGGATTTTCGGCTACAGCTCGAAGTACCTCGCGTTCGGCGCCATGGTCGGGCTCCACGTGGTCGCCTGGACTGCGTTGGGAGCCTGGCTGATGACGAGGGGAGGACGGATCATGTCGGCTGGGCTCCTCGCGCTCTTTGGCCTGACCCTCTTGGCGCTGCCGCTCGCCGGGGCCGGTTGGTTCGGCTCGGCCCTCGGCGCGGGCCCCATCGTGGCGACCCTCACGCTCCTCGTCAGCGTGGGGCTCTACGGCGGTGTCCTCCTGCTCGCCCGGCGGTCGTCGAAGCCTGCGGCGCCGGACCGGCGCGGCGTTCTCAGGGTCGCGGCGCTGGCGCTGACCGTCGGGGTCGGGCTGGCCGCCGGTCTCGCCCGCGTGGCCCGGGCGGCCGAGGATCTCTTCAAGTCGATCGCGGGGCTCGCTCCCGAGATCGTGCCGGTCGGCAAGTTCTACACGGTCTCGAAGAACGTCTTCGATCCTGCCGTGAACCCCGCCAGGTCAAGCCTCGAGGTCAAGGGGCTCGTGGACCGGCCGTACAGGCTCACGTACGAGGAGCTGCGAACGCTCCCGGCGGTCGAGCAGTACGCCACCCTCATGTGTATCTCGAACGAAGTCGGCGGCGAGCTGATCTCCAACGGCCACTGGAGGGGCGTCAGGCTGAAGGACCTCCTGAACCGGGCCGGCATCAAGCCGCGGGCGGTGGAGGTGATCCTGCGCGCGGCCGACGGCTACTCGGACTCGTTCCCCCTGAAGAAGGGGCTCGAGGACGGGGTCGTGGTCGTCTACGAGATGAACGGGAAGCCCCTCGTGAAGGAGCACGGCGCGCCGGCGCGCGTGATCGTCCCCGGCATCTACGGGATGACGAACGTCAAGTGGGTGACGTCCATCGAGCTGGCCGACTACGACTACAAGGGGTACTGGGAGGTTCGCGGCTGGTCCGATGAGGCGATCTACAAGACCATGTCGCGGATCGATGTTCCCCATGGCCCGGTGAAGGTGGGACAGCAGACCTGGATCGCCGGCGTTGCCTTCGCGGGCGACCGCGGGATCAGCGATGTGGAGGTCTCGACCGACAGCGGCAAGACGTGGCAGAAGGCCCGGGTCAAACCGCCGCTCGGGCCGTTCACCTGGGTCCTCTGGGCTCTGCCGTGGACTCCGGCAGCCCCCGGGTCCTACACGCTCGTCGTGAGAGCGATCGAGACCAACGGGACGGTTCAGACCTCTGAGGAGCGCCCGCCGTTGCCCGACGGATCCTCGGGCTGGCACAGAGTGACCGTGCGGGCGACCTGAGGGGGGCCTATGGACCTCAGGCAGCTCGAGGCTTTCGCGAAGGTCGCCG
This genomic interval from Candidatus Rokuibacteriota bacterium contains the following:
- a CDS encoding NfeD family protein — encoded protein: MTRSGLRRTLRELGSYILWQLPSWGVLALVLVWVTWAFDLQEWIAGALFALFVVKDLALFPAMRVVFHRSPFQPWPIGRRGKAIEPIRPEGYVRVDGELWRAQALRPEARIPAGSAVIVRDGRGLVLLVDQDGEPTTPAR
- a CDS encoding Ldh family oxidoreductase codes for the protein MRRFPAAALEAFIARARVAVGLPEADAREGGRLMTRADLRGADGHGIFRLPQYIRRIRPGGMNVRPAIRAVRETDAAALVDGDNGMGHLVMGFATRLAMDREGPPRAFAPAARPPPKPPPRGCSSVAGSAMP
- a CDS encoding PPOX class F420-dependent oxidoreductase, whose amino-acid sequence is MPIALPQSVKKILQEKAYGHVVTINPDGKPQVTMVWVDVEGDEVLFNTAEGRLKPRNLRRDPRITISVQDRNDPQSHMVFHGKANVTEAGADEHIDKLAKRFLGVEKYPFRRPGEKRLIVRVRVDRIGGYGPKFQPWT
- a CDS encoding cupin domain-containing protein, whose amino-acid sequence is MTNHAFLRFATLPVFERGRGIQTLVLSSKELGAHITSGVTRFPAGTGIPLHYHNCDEQTTVLEGEAEAEVDGRRERLSPYDTAFIPEGKHHRFVNVGSGPMMILWVYNSVEVTRTFVETGETVPHLSPRDVATLRPRSMA
- a CDS encoding molybdopterin-dependent oxidoreductase translates to MRRRVGMALLAVLVATAFGALARFGWEGPFPPELMAQILFANIPVWAFTPLFRIFGYSSKYLAFGAMVGLHVVAWTALGAWLMTRGGRIMSAGLLALFGLTLLALPLAGAGWFGSALGAGPIVATLTLLVSVGLYGGVLLLARRSSKPAAPDRRGVLRVAALALTVGVGLAAGLARVARAAEDLFKSIAGLAPEIVPVGKFYTVSKNVFDPAVNPARSSLEVKGLVDRPYRLTYEELRTLPAVEQYATLMCISNEVGGELISNGHWRGVRLKDLLNRAGIKPRAVEVILRAADGYSDSFPLKKGLEDGVVVVYEMNGKPLVKEHGAPARVIVPGIYGMTNVKWVTSIELADYDYKGYWEVRGWSDEAIYKTMSRIDVPHGPVKVGQQTWIAGVAFAGDRGISDVEVSTDSGKTWQKARVKPPLGPFTWVLWALPWTPAAPGSYTLVVRAIETNGTVQTSEERPPLPDGSSGWHRVTVRAT
- a CDS encoding ubiquitin-like protein Pup; protein product: MAEQKRKVERPKGPSEGEGAGANPELAKKGKKIKEDLDKLLDEIDDILEENAEEFVKSYVQRGGQ
- a CDS encoding zinc ribbon domain-containing protein; translated protein: MPIYEYHCPRCGADFEKLVSAQTSVACPTCASPEVTRTMSTFGLKVGTTFVPSTGGGCGCTPSTCGCH